In Scomber scombrus chromosome 17, fScoSco1.1, whole genome shotgun sequence, the following proteins share a genomic window:
- the LOC133998014 gene encoding uncharacterized protein LOC133998014 → MPETPQRNYRTIDMADERVAASWRRFFVVESGKTNGAHLDLVRMIKGIGHSQVSRPEDCDYLLIICPAVSRVGTNISEALESLPAGKPAILVVMHHTFNKNAIVAESRRQVTDQNIYLTVDVFFYEKNLLNCNRNDIAWCEIQKFLVGSQVQFPGRNLLNRIRSMGGGCGSGGRAVVLQLGAWWLNFRQLFSTCVHGQDT, encoded by the exons ATGCCAGAGACGCCACAAAGAAATTATCGAACTAT agaCATGGCAGACGAGAGAGTAGCCG CCTCGTGGAGACGGTTCTTTGTTGTTGAGTCGGGAAAAACAAACGGGGCTCATTTAGACTTGGTTAGAATGATTAAAGGCATTGGCCACAGTCAGGTGTCTCGTCCTGAGGATTGTGACTATCTCCTGATAATCTGTCCGGCTGTTTCACGAGTTGGAACGAACATCAGCGAAGCCTTGGAAAGCTTGCCTG CTGGAAAACCAGCGATTCTGGTGGTGATGCATCacacattcaataaaaatgCCATTGTGGCTGAAAGCAGGAGACAGGTGACCGACCAGAACATCTATCTCACTGTAGACGTTTTCTTCTATGAGAAAAACCTCCTGAACTGTAACCGCAATGACATCGCATGGTGTGAGATCCAGAAGTTTCTGGTCGGTTCTCAAGTCCAG ttccCCGGGAGGAACTTGTTGAACAGAATCAGAAGCATGGGTG gcggctgtggctcaggaggtagagcggtcgtcctccaattgggaGCTTGGTGGTTGAATTTCCGGCAACTCTTCTCCACTTGTGTCcatgggcaagacacttaa